In the genome of Pseudoglutamicibacter cumminsii, one region contains:
- the ppa gene encoding inorganic diphosphatase: MKHDVTIEIPAGSRVKYEVDHETGRIHLDRVLFTPMQYPTHYGFFDNTLGLDGDPLDALVYIPDVDLHPGVVVEARPIGVLNMTDDGGEDAKVVCVPSDPRFDHIQDVEDLGEFLRQEIEHFFTRYKDLEPGKWVKVEGWADRAAAEKELQESIERFKG, encoded by the coding sequence ATGAAGCACGATGTAACCATCGAAATCCCTGCCGGTTCCCGTGTCAAATACGAAGTGGACCACGAAACCGGCCGCATCCACCTGGATCGCGTGCTGTTCACCCCTATGCAGTACCCAACCCACTACGGGTTCTTCGACAACACCCTCGGCTTGGACGGCGACCCGCTGGATGCGCTGGTTTACATCCCAGACGTTGACCTGCACCCAGGCGTTGTTGTTGAGGCTCGCCCGATCGGTGTTTTGAACATGACCGATGACGGCGGCGAGGACGCGAAGGTTGTGTGCGTTCCTTCCGACCCACGTTTCGATCACATCCAGGACGTTGAGGACTTGGGCGAGTTCTTGCGCCAGGAGATCGAGCACTTCTTCACCCGCTACAAGGACCTTGAGCCAGGCAAGTGGGTCAAGGTTGAGGGCTGGGCTGACCGCGCGGCCGCTGAGAAGGAACTTCAGGAGTCGATCGAGCGCTTCAAGGGCTGA
- a CDS encoding D-alanyl-D-alanine carboxypeptidase/D-alanyl-D-alanine-endopeptidase — MTTRSRSQRRFLIPVVVAFLLVATTQITSAYFGRPDEPAATAKVPDLPVAPLSESGPAPDAAVLQEKVDAAIKGSPGRVEVSVVDAVTGEQVAHVGDGAALIPASSLKVLTGTAAVASLGLEQTWVTRTVLEHRDGEAPVVWLVAGGDVMLAPGSGDPKVANGRAGLKTLAEQTAKELKASGALEESGGSLTVGVDTRMFSGEQLHPDWSDDLVSSHNVTDISPIAVFAGRTDAAHTSPVVRHPDAAALKTFAGNLKDALGSEVTAVDDDAEPGFREVDPFNTGTVEGQLAAVHSATVREQLAYAEAHSDNVILEVYGRLVGIKLGRGGTEEGAVEGVTRVLKELEVDTSNLIMRDASGLSPENRVPARTLAETMALTLNAGDQASTKKAGPSTASAKKEAQRIRRDLAFIPTMLPRAGATGTLQHRLDGTKAKALVLGKTGTLIDVISLTGVVTTKEGRPLGFSILFNDVEGNLDSARASADAVATALADCGCQ, encoded by the coding sequence ATGACCACGCGTTCCCGATCTCAGCGTCGCTTCCTGATCCCTGTGGTTGTGGCGTTCTTGTTGGTCGCTACAACGCAGATCACGTCCGCGTATTTTGGGCGCCCGGATGAGCCTGCGGCTACCGCTAAGGTCCCAGATCTGCCGGTGGCTCCGTTGAGTGAGTCGGGGCCGGCACCGGACGCCGCGGTGTTGCAGGAAAAGGTCGATGCGGCAATCAAGGGCAGCCCGGGTCGGGTTGAGGTTTCGGTGGTCGATGCGGTGACCGGCGAGCAGGTCGCTCACGTTGGTGACGGCGCGGCTTTGATTCCGGCGTCTTCGTTGAAGGTTTTGACGGGCACTGCGGCGGTGGCTTCGCTCGGGTTGGAGCAGACGTGGGTTACGCGGACCGTGCTGGAGCATCGGGATGGTGAGGCGCCCGTTGTGTGGCTGGTTGCTGGCGGCGATGTGATGCTCGCGCCGGGCTCTGGAGACCCAAAGGTTGCGAATGGTCGCGCTGGTTTGAAGACGCTGGCTGAGCAGACCGCTAAAGAACTGAAAGCATCCGGGGCGCTAGAGGAGTCCGGCGGTTCGCTCACGGTTGGTGTGGATACCCGCATGTTTAGCGGCGAACAGCTGCACCCTGACTGGTCGGATGATCTGGTGTCCAGCCATAACGTCACCGATATTTCGCCGATCGCCGTGTTCGCGGGCCGCACTGACGCGGCGCATACCTCGCCGGTGGTGCGGCATCCGGATGCCGCGGCGTTGAAGACGTTCGCGGGGAACCTGAAGGACGCATTGGGTTCCGAGGTTACGGCGGTGGATGACGATGCGGAACCCGGCTTCCGTGAGGTTGACCCGTTCAACACGGGAACGGTTGAAGGTCAGCTCGCCGCGGTGCACTCAGCGACTGTACGCGAACAGCTCGCCTACGCAGAAGCCCACTCAGACAACGTGATTCTCGAAGTCTATGGCCGTCTCGTAGGCATCAAACTGGGCCGCGGCGGCACTGAGGAGGGCGCCGTCGAAGGGGTGACCCGCGTCCTTAAGGAACTCGAGGTGGACACCAGCAACCTCATCATGCGCGACGCCAGCGGCCTCTCCCCAGAAAACCGTGTTCCCGCCCGCACCCTCGCCGAGACCATGGCGCTAACCCTCAACGCCGGCGACCAAGCTAGCACCAAGAAAGCTGGCCCCAGCACAGCCAGCGCCAAGAAGGAAGCCCAGCGCATCCGTCGTGATCTGGCGTTCATACCAACAATGCTTCCGCGTGCCGGCGCCACCGGAACCTTGCAACACCGCCTAGACGGGACCAAGGCCAAGGCGCTCGTGCTCGGCAAAACCGGCACGCTCATCGACGTCATATCTCTTACGGGCGTCGTGACAACTAAGGAGGGCCGACCGCTCGGATTCTCGATCCTGTTCAACGACGTCGAAGGCAACCTGGATTCTGCGCGCGCCTCCGCCGACGCCGTCGCAACCGCGCTCGCCGACTGTGGCTGCCAATAA
- the tilS gene encoding tRNA lysidine(34) synthetase TilS, whose protein sequence is MNNERIPPAEFRRIQRAREALRNRLPGGLNYVLAVSGGADSLALAAVCGQMRRDGDLTGHVTAAIVDHQLQPGSAEAAEGAAQACRELGVDRVVIRRIVVSGKGTENDAREARYRELELVRQEVGAEFLLTAHTANDQAEQVLLALARGSGTRAIAGIPDRRGRVLRPFLDVWREDTEAVCEAYGVEPWEDPTNADPEFALRNKVRLELLPEITRILGDGALANLVRTATQARHDAEHLDNEAQAALQACALTETPDVLEGPRASGRAPMQWDLDRYLLKNAPQAIRTRVLRIAAQTVGGRAPTAERTAALERLTAGEGSAGPIQLDGYVTAHRIKTTPDHSVIRFIGRPPAAASDASTASDA, encoded by the coding sequence ATGAACAACGAACGCATCCCTCCCGCAGAGTTCCGGCGCATCCAACGCGCCCGCGAAGCCCTCCGCAACCGGCTACCCGGCGGGCTCAACTATGTCCTCGCGGTGTCCGGCGGCGCGGATTCGCTCGCGCTCGCCGCGGTGTGCGGGCAGATGCGCCGCGACGGGGACCTGACAGGCCATGTCACGGCGGCGATCGTGGACCACCAGCTCCAGCCGGGAAGCGCGGAAGCCGCGGAAGGCGCCGCGCAAGCGTGCCGCGAACTCGGCGTGGACCGCGTGGTGATCCGCCGCATCGTGGTGTCAGGTAAAGGCACAGAGAACGATGCGCGGGAGGCTCGATACCGCGAACTTGAGTTGGTACGGCAGGAAGTCGGCGCCGAGTTCCTGCTGACCGCCCACACCGCGAACGACCAAGCGGAACAGGTCCTGCTCGCGTTGGCGCGCGGATCCGGTACGCGCGCAATCGCCGGGATCCCGGATCGCCGTGGCCGGGTTTTGCGCCCGTTCCTCGACGTGTGGCGCGAAGACACGGAAGCCGTGTGCGAAGCCTACGGAGTGGAGCCGTGGGAGGACCCCACCAACGCAGACCCCGAATTCGCGCTGCGGAACAAGGTCCGGCTTGAACTCCTGCCCGAAATCACGCGGATCCTCGGCGACGGTGCGCTCGCCAACCTCGTGCGCACCGCAACCCAAGCCCGCCACGACGCCGAACACCTCGACAACGAAGCCCAAGCCGCACTCCAAGCCTGCGCGCTCACCGAAACCCCGGACGTCCTCGAAGGCCCACGCGCGTCAGGCCGAGCACCCATGCAATGGGACCTCGACCGCTACCTCCTCAAAAACGCGCCACAAGCGATCCGCACCCGCGTACTCCGCATCGCCGCGCAAACCGTTGGTGGACGCGCCCCCACCGCTGAACGCACAGCCGCACTCGAACGCCTCACCGCAGGCGAAGGCTCCGCCGGCCCCATCCAGCTCGACGGCTACGTCACCGCCCACCGCATCAAAACCACACCTGACCACAGCGTCATCCGGTTCATCGGGCGCCCGCCGGCTGCCGCATCGGACGCATCCACCGCATCGGACGCATAA
- the hpt gene encoding hypoxanthine phosphoribosyltransferase, which yields MSREEIDQVVRDLAARIDEDYAGRDLLLVGVLKGAVMIMADLSRALKTNVSMDWMAVSSYGSGTQSSGVVRILKDLDTDLMGRDVLIVEDIIDSGLTLSWLISNLKSRGPRSLEICTFLRKPDAVKVDIDVKYVGRDIPNEFVVGYGLDFAEKYRNLDALGTLAPHVYQSEQ from the coding sequence ATGTCGCGTGAGGAAATCGATCAGGTTGTTCGCGACCTGGCCGCACGAATCGATGAGGACTACGCCGGCCGCGACCTTCTGCTCGTCGGTGTTCTCAAGGGTGCCGTGATGATCATGGCTGACCTTTCGCGCGCGTTGAAGACCAACGTTTCGATGGATTGGATGGCGGTGTCCTCCTACGGTTCCGGCACGCAGTCATCGGGTGTTGTGCGGATCCTGAAGGACCTTGATACCGACCTCATGGGCCGCGACGTGCTCATCGTTGAGGACATCATCGACTCGGGCCTGACGCTTTCGTGGTTGATTTCAAACTTGAAGTCGCGTGGCCCGCGCTCGCTGGAGATCTGCACGTTCCTGCGCAAGCCGGATGCGGTCAAGGTTGATATCGATGTCAAGTACGTGGGTCGTGACATTCCGAACGAGTTCGTGGTCGGTTACGGCTTGGACTTCGCGGAGAAGTACCGCAACCTGGATGCGCTCGGAACGCTCGCCCCGCACGTGTACCAGAGCGAGCAGTAG